In Chitinophagaceae bacterium, the following are encoded in one genomic region:
- a CDS encoding MBL fold metallo-hydrolase has product MTSIKCFVFNPFAENTYLIYNNDGDCWIIDPGCFTTQEEDLLSNYIESEGLKPSRLLLTHGHLDHVIGNDFILKKYKLAPEIHKMDLPNMESAPATAASYGVDIKPSPAPINFLKEGDVLKMGEAAFKVLFTPGHAPGHISLYNEREMYIISGDVLFENSIGRYDLPGGNLNVLLESIKNNFLNLPDEVVVYPGHGPSTTIGKERKLNPFLINID; this is encoded by the coding sequence ATGACTTCAATAAAGTGTTTTGTATTTAACCCTTTTGCAGAAAACACCTATTTAATTTACAATAATGATGGAGATTGTTGGATAATTGACCCGGGATGTTTTACTACTCAGGAAGAAGATTTGCTATCAAATTATATTGAAAGTGAGGGACTTAAGCCCTCAAGGCTTTTGCTGACACACGGCCATTTAGACCATGTAATTGGGAACGATTTTATTTTAAAAAAATATAAACTAGCTCCGGAAATTCATAAAATGGATTTACCAAATATGGAAAGTGCACCGGCAACAGCAGCTTCTTATGGTGTTGACATTAAACCTTCTCCGGCTCCAATAAATTTTTTAAAAGAAGGGGATGTTTTAAAAATGGGAGAAGCAGCATTTAAGGTGCTTTTTACACCGGGACATGCACCCGGGCACATAAGCCTATATAATGAAAGGGAAATGTATATAATTTCCGGTGATGTCTTATTTGAAAACAGCATTGGCAGATATGATTTGCCCGGAGGGAATTTAAATGTTTTGCTTGAGTCTATAAAAAATAATTTTCTAAACTTGCCGGATGAAGTGGTTGTGTATCCGGGGCACGGCCCATCCACAACTATAGGAAAAGAAAGAAAACTAAATCCATTTCTCATAAATATTGACTAA
- a CDS encoding gfo/Idh/MocA family oxidoreductase — protein sequence MNKKFGITGVGGYVAPKHLKAILETGNVLTTALDITDSVGLLDSYFPEVDFFNEPERFDRHLEKLYRKGEGIDYLSICSPNYLHDAHIRMGLRTGAHAICEKPLVLNPWNLDFLEELEQESGKRVYTILQLRVHPALIALKEKMEKTGTSDKKEINLTYITSRGPWYLRSWKGNLEKSGGLASNIGIHFFDMLIWMFGQAESIEVHINEEKVVSGFLNLERARVKWFLSIDKNMLPEDVKKAGQMTYRSITVDKEEIEFSGGFTNLHTLVYESILKGEGFGITEARDSIEIIQKIRTATVKPEKENMHEKLIELNR from the coding sequence ATGAATAAAAAATTTGGTATAACAGGGGTAGGTGGATACGTCGCTCCAAAGCATCTTAAAGCTATCCTTGAAACCGGAAATGTGCTTACTACAGCACTTGATATAACTGATTCTGTTGGATTGCTTGACAGCTATTTTCCGGAAGTGGATTTTTTTAATGAGCCGGAACGCTTCGACAGACATTTGGAAAAACTTTACAGAAAAGGAGAGGGTATTGACTATCTGAGTATTTGTTCACCGAACTATTTGCACGATGCGCATATAAGAATGGGACTAAGAACAGGAGCTCATGCCATTTGTGAAAAACCACTTGTTTTAAACCCCTGGAATTTAGATTTTTTGGAGGAATTAGAACAGGAATCCGGAAAAAGAGTATATACAATACTTCAGTTGAGAGTTCATCCGGCCTTAATTGCGCTAAAGGAAAAAATGGAGAAAACCGGCACTAGCGATAAAAAAGAAATTAATTTGACTTACATAACCAGCAGAGGTCCATGGTACTTAAGAAGCTGGAAGGGAAACCTTGAAAAATCAGGAGGCTTAGCCAGTAACATTGGAATACATTTTTTTGATATGCTTATCTGGATGTTTGGACAAGCGGAAAGCATTGAGGTTCACATTAATGAAGAAAAAGTTGTTTCGGGCTTTTTAAATTTAGAGAGAGCAAGAGTAAAATGGTTTCTGTCTATTGATAAAAATATGTTGCCGGAAGATGTAAAAAAAGCAGGACAGATGACTTATCGTTCAATTACAGTTGACAAAGAAGAAATTGAATTTTCCGGGGGTTTTACAAATCTACATACACTGGTGTATGAGTCTATACTAAAGGGAGAAGGTTTTGGAATTACTGAGGCAAGAGATTCTATTGAGATTATCCAAAAAATCCGAACAGCTACGGTTAAACCTGAAAAAGAAAATATGCATGAAAAACTAATTGAGTTAAACCGATAA
- a CDS encoding T9SS C-terminal target domain-containing protein has protein sequence MKTQMKLIFTLLILFSVSKIHAQTPIIEEVFTDVSVQTGVNYAQNYTILTGSPNLQDLSMDVYTPTGDASTDRPLMILMHAGSFIPKGLNTLPLGDKGDSTIVEMCKQYAKRGWTCASIGYRLGWTPTATDQEDRAKTIIQAVYRANQDARAAIRFFREDAENGNQFGIDPYRVAIGGSNSGGYVALTVGSLNKPEELELFKFLDDNGAPFVDPDITGGIWGEGGASGVNRYNTPGYSSAVQIVKNLGGAVGDSSWIESGEAPIVAFHGVGDPLTPYGTQVVIVASTGDAIVEVSGSLDVIGKSDEVGNQDIFYAANFTDDYTLAAQAKTALEGLFPFNGVGFEPWAWYDCGHPSAAAPTGAPEDGCGSAANPMQTKAMALNYIDTIMNYFAPRAVVAFENIDSVAVETADPIISSVRNLNVKQFDFNTYPNPASDYLILENNNSEIQISNVGVYALDGTLVKSSPVNGNSRLEIGISDLPKGIYVLRVEVKNKGVDYHKFIKQ, from the coding sequence ATGAAAACGCAAATGAAACTAATTTTTACATTACTGATACTATTCTCAGTATCAAAAATTCATGCACAAACGCCTATAATTGAAGAGGTTTTCACAGATGTGAGTGTCCAAACAGGAGTCAATTATGCTCAAAATTATACGATTTTGACCGGTTCGCCTAACTTGCAGGATTTATCAATGGATGTTTATACTCCAACCGGTGATGCTTCTACTGACAGGCCATTAATGATTTTAATGCACGCGGGGAGTTTTATTCCAAAGGGTTTAAATACCTTGCCATTAGGTGATAAGGGTGACAGCACCATCGTTGAAATGTGTAAACAATATGCCAAAAGAGGATGGACTTGCGCCTCAATTGGTTACCGCTTAGGTTGGACGCCAACAGCTACCGATCAGGAAGACCGGGCCAAAACAATTATACAAGCTGTTTACAGAGCTAATCAGGATGCCAGAGCAGCCATTCGTTTTTTCAGAGAAGATGCTGAAAATGGTAATCAATTCGGAATTGATCCTTACAGAGTTGCAATTGGTGGCTCAAACTCAGGAGGCTATGTCGCTTTAACCGTTGGTTCATTAAACAAACCGGAAGAATTAGAGCTTTTTAAATTTTTAGATGATAATGGCGCACCATTTGTTGACCCTGATATTACCGGTGGAATTTGGGGAGAAGGTGGAGCTTCCGGTGTAAACAGATATAATACTCCCGGATATTCTTCTGCTGTTCAGATTGTGAAAAACCTTGGTGGTGCAGTTGGCGACTCTTCTTGGATAGAAAGTGGTGAAGCTCCAATAGTTGCATTCCACGGCGTTGGAGATCCATTGACACCTTATGGCACTCAGGTAGTTATAGTAGCCAGTACAGGTGATGCCATTGTTGAAGTAAGCGGAAGCTTAGATGTAATCGGAAAATCTGATGAAGTTGGAAATCAGGATATTTTTTATGCCGCAAACTTTACAGATGATTATACCTTAGCTGCTCAAGCTAAAACTGCTTTAGAAGGTTTATTCCCTTTTAATGGTGTAGGCTTCGAACCATGGGCATGGTATGATTGCGGACATCCAAGTGCAGCAGCTCCAACAGGCGCTCCGGAAGATGGCTGTGGTTCTGCAGCAAATCCTATGCAAACAAAAGCAATGGCATTGAATTACATTGATACTATTATGAATTACTTTGCACCACGTGCAGTTGTAGCTTTTGAAAATATTGATAGTGTGGCGGTAGAAACAGCTGATCCGATTATTTCAAGCGTTAGGAACTTAAACGTTAAGCAATTTGATTTTAATACATATCCAAACCCGGCTTCAGATTACTTAATTCTTGAAAACAATAATTCTGAAATTCAGATTTCGAATGTTGGTGTTTATGCTTTAGACGGCACATTGGTTAAGTCAAGTCCTGTAAACGGAAATAGTAGATTGGAAATAGGAATTAGTGATTTACCAAAAGGTATTTATGTTCTTCGTGTAGAAGTTAAAAACAAAGGTGTGGATTATCACAAATTCATTAAACAATAA
- a CDS encoding TonB-dependent receptor — protein MSFAYSQSVSGVITDRETGETLFGANVVIKGTSTGTTTDFDGRFTLRITQELPAEIEVIYLGYVSQTITISENDLNRTLRVRMVSSAEGLGEVEVVESRITDRLRESALTIESMSLAAIKETPAASFYEGLGNMKGVDMTTASLGFVIINTRGFNSTSPVRSLQLVDGADNQAPGLNFSLGNFVGSSELDIQRVELIQGASTAFYGPNAFNGVINMYTRNPFFHPGLSVMVKGGERNLFETAVRYARVFRDSDDEDKFAFKLNFSFLRADDWEAENYNPTDQSLKGPDNPGGYDAVNVYGDENFREQTNNFETFSGLRNYPGLGVFYRTGYREIDVVDYDIRNIKAGASLHYKLTRDIEANYSYNYGAGTTVYQGDNRYSLKNLQFQQHRVEVSKPNRFFVRAYTTLEDAGDSYDAVFTALLLQQEAKNNNAWNQDYISYWSQNIVNRVRNLPDFPGQGNWWFGDTRDSTVAVAQNVLNTFQDSIQAWHEETRAFADGIGNPLIESTVRFEPGTAEFDSMFNQITSESTLSEGGTRFYDKSKLYHVQGEYKFNPGGIADLRVGGSYRLYAPDSDGTIFSDTAGVVIRNYEYGVYAGAERRFIGDRLILSAAARLDKNQNFGYQVSPAASAVYSRGNHTLRFSFSSAIRNPTLQDQYLFYNVGRAILLGNLGGKDSIVTTESLIDYVNTRNPDTLDYFNVAPIVPEKVRTLEIGYRGTVLNNFYVDMSAYMSLYRDFIGYNIGAEVDFDESTGFITQSQVYRIAANATDEVLTYGTAIGFNYYFRRYYSLNGNYSWNRLNLLGSDDPIVPAFNTPEHKFNIGVSARDLVLRFGDRVTLRNIGFNVNYKWVQGFLFEGSPQFTGFVPTYGLLDAQINYTHKPLHTTFKIGASNLLNNKHYQTYGGPYIGRLAYISITFENPGL, from the coding sequence ATAAGTTTTGCTTATTCCCAATCTGTCTCAGGAGTTATAACAGACAGGGAGACAGGCGAAACCTTATTTGGTGCAAATGTAGTAATTAAAGGTACTTCTACCGGTACTACAACTGATTTTGATGGCCGTTTTACACTTCGGATTACTCAGGAATTACCGGCAGAGATTGAAGTTATTTATTTAGGTTACGTTTCCCAAACGATTACTATCAGCGAGAATGATCTAAACAGAACTTTACGTGTAAGAATGGTTTCTTCTGCAGAAGGTTTGGGTGAAGTAGAGGTTGTTGAAAGCCGGATAACTGACCGTTTGCGAGAGTCTGCCTTAACAATTGAGTCTATGAGTTTGGCCGCAATAAAAGAGACTCCTGCCGCATCTTTTTATGAAGGTTTGGGCAATATGAAAGGGGTTGACATGACGACGGCCAGTCTTGGGTTTGTGATTATCAATACGCGTGGATTTAACTCGACTTCACCGGTACGCTCTTTACAATTGGTTGACGGAGCTGACAATCAGGCTCCCGGATTAAATTTTTCTTTGGGGAATTTTGTGGGTTCTTCCGAGCTTGATATTCAAAGAGTAGAATTAATTCAAGGTGCGAGTACTGCTTTTTACGGGCCTAATGCCTTCAACGGAGTTATTAATATGTATACCCGAAACCCATTTTTTCATCCCGGTTTAAGTGTAATGGTAAAAGGTGGAGAGCGTAATTTATTTGAAACAGCCGTACGCTATGCAAGAGTTTTCAGAGATAGTGACGATGAAGACAAATTTGCTTTTAAGCTGAATTTTTCATTTTTGAGGGCTGATGATTGGGAAGCAGAAAACTATAATCCCACAGACCAATCTTTGAAAGGACCGGATAATCCGGGGGGTTACGATGCTGTGAATGTTTACGGAGATGAAAATTTTAGAGAGCAAACTAATAATTTTGAAACCTTTAGCGGCTTGAGAAATTATCCCGGTTTAGGCGTTTTTTACCGAACCGGTTACCGGGAAATTGATGTAGTAGATTATGATATAAGAAATATAAAGGCCGGGGCTTCCCTTCATTATAAGCTGACCCGTGACATAGAAGCAAATTACAGTTATAATTATGGTGCCGGAACAACCGTATATCAGGGAGATAACCGCTATAGTTTAAAAAATCTTCAATTTCAGCAACATCGGGTTGAAGTAAGTAAACCGAATAGATTTTTTGTGCGTGCCTATACAACTTTGGAAGATGCCGGGGATTCTTATGATGCCGTTTTTACTGCTCTTTTACTTCAGCAAGAAGCAAAAAACAATAATGCCTGGAATCAGGATTATATAAGCTACTGGAGTCAGAATATTGTAAACAGAGTCAGGAATTTACCGGATTTTCCCGGTCAGGGAAACTGGTGGTTTGGAGACACAAGAGATTCCACCGTTGCCGTAGCTCAAAATGTGCTGAATACCTTTCAGGATTCAATTCAGGCATGGCATGAAGAAACCAGAGCCTTTGCCGATGGAATTGGAAATCCTCTTATTGAATCTACGGTGCGGTTTGAGCCGGGAACTGCTGAATTTGATTCCATGTTTAATCAAATAACTTCTGAATCAACCTTATCGGAAGGTGGTACCCGTTTCTATGATAAATCTAAGCTGTATCACGTTCAGGGAGAATACAAGTTTAATCCCGGAGGAATTGCTGATTTGAGGGTTGGAGGCAGTTACAGATTGTATGCCCCTGACTCTGACGGTACAATTTTCAGTGACACTGCCGGTGTTGTAATCAGGAACTATGAATATGGCGTTTATGCCGGTGCTGAAAGAAGATTTATTGGTGACCGCCTGATTTTATCAGCAGCCGCACGACTGGATAAAAATCAAAACTTTGGATACCAGGTCTCGCCTGCTGCATCTGCTGTTTATTCAAGAGGTAATCACACTCTGCGTTTTTCGTTTTCATCAGCAATCAGAAATCCAACTTTACAGGATCAGTACTTGTTTTACAATGTTGGCCGGGCAATATTATTAGGAAACCTTGGCGGGAAAGACTCTATAGTAACAACAGAATCACTTATAGATTATGTGAACACCAGAAATCCGGATACGCTCGACTACTTTAATGTTGCACCTATTGTACCTGAAAAAGTGCGAACGTTGGAAATCGGTTACCGTGGAACTGTTTTAAATAACTTTTATGTAGACATGAGTGCCTACATGAGTTTATACAGAGATTTTATAGGCTATAATATTGGTGCAGAGGTTGATTTTGATGAATCAACGGGCTTTATTACTCAATCGCAGGTTTACAGAATTGCTGCTAATGCTACTGATGAAGTTTTGACATACGGAACCGCCATTGGATTCAACTATTACTTCCGCCGATATTACTCTTTAAATGGAAACTACTCCTGGAACCGGTTGAATTTGTTGGGCTCTGATGACCCGATAGTCCCTGCTTTTAATACCCCGGAGCATAAATTCAATATTGGAGTAAGTGCCAGAGATTTGGTTTTAAGATTTGGCGACAGAGTTACTTTGAGAAATATTGGCTTTAATGTAAATTATAAATGGGTACAGGGATTTTTATTTGAAGGTTCCCCCCAATTTACCGGATTTGTCCCTACTTACGGCTTGTTGGATGCTCAAATAAACTATACACACAAGCCACTTCACACGACCTTTAAAATTGGTGCATCCAACTTATTGAATAACAAACATTACCAAACTTATGGCGGGCCTTATATAGGAAGGCTAGCATATATTTCCATTACTTTTGAAAATCCCGGCTTATAA
- a CDS encoding SDR family oxidoreductase — MELKNKKVLITGGSLGIGYAIAEALISEGADVIITGRDKGRLESAAKKSGALFLQADVSKEKDVDATYDFILEKFGTLDILINNAGIGKPAALENLSREKIMEVFDVNVIGAALTTAKFTPLFKEKKSGDIVNIASTAALKGYKNGSIYVASKFALRGMTECWRAELRPFNIRVMLVNPSEVATAFGNSERKERQAQPNKLRPKEIADAVSGILKLESRGFIPELSVWATNPFD, encoded by the coding sequence ATGGAGTTAAAAAATAAAAAAGTACTGATAACAGGTGGTAGCTTAGGCATTGGCTATGCTATAGCTGAAGCATTGATTTCAGAGGGCGCTGACGTGATTATAACCGGTAGAGATAAAGGCCGTTTAGAGAGTGCAGCTAAAAAATCCGGAGCCTTATTTTTACAGGCAGATGTTTCTAAAGAAAAAGATGTTGATGCAACTTATGATTTTATTTTAGAGAAATTTGGCACACTGGATATATTAATAAATAATGCAGGCATTGGAAAACCTGCGGCATTAGAAAATCTCAGTAGAGAAAAAATAATGGAAGTATTTGATGTAAATGTAATTGGAGCAGCATTGACAACTGCGAAATTTACACCATTATTTAAAGAAAAAAAATCGGGAGATATTGTAAATATAGCGTCCACTGCAGCGCTTAAGGGCTATAAAAACGGCTCAATTTATGTAGCATCAAAGTTTGCCCTCAGGGGTATGACAGAATGTTGGAGGGCTGAATTAAGACCTTTTAACATTAGAGTTATGCTTGTGAATCCTTCGGAAGTTGCAACCGCTTTCGGAAATTCTGAGCGTAAAGAGCGACAAGCTCAGCCTAATAAATTGAGACCTAAAGAAATAGCAGATGCAGTAAGCGGGATTTTAAAACTTGAAAGCAGAGGGTTTATACCTGAACTTTCAGTTTGGGCAACCAACCCATTTGATTGA
- a CDS encoding TrmH family RNA methyltransferase yields MDLKTRKEVIDHLYSFISESKKKRMNQVLGERTKFLTLVLEDVYQPQIVSSIVKTCDCFGIQDLHLVENFNKYSASPDAIIAATKWVNIHRYREKNSNNTQLAINELRDSGYQIVTVTNNRRATSIDEFPMDKKTAVIFGPEKSGPSDVAIKQADAFVKIPLLGFSDYLNLPVTTGAALNSLRHRMVQSKAKWQLDENEIDEVKYFWAHKLLKSADRLEDVFLNK; encoded by the coding sequence ATGGATTTAAAAACTAGAAAGGAGGTGATAGATCATCTCTACTCCTTTATCTCTGAAAGTAAGAAAAAAAGGATGAACCAGGTACTAGGCGAAAGAACTAAGTTCCTGACACTTGTTTTAGAGGATGTTTACCAGCCTCAAATTGTGAGCTCTATTGTGAAAACATGCGATTGTTTTGGCATTCAGGATTTGCATCTGGTAGAAAACTTTAACAAGTATTCAGCAAGCCCTGATGCGATTATTGCTGCAACAAAGTGGGTGAATATTCACCGATACAGAGAAAAAAACAGCAATAATACACAACTGGCAATTAATGAACTGAGGGATTCAGGCTATCAGATTGTAACCGTTACAAACAATAGAAGAGCAACTTCAATTGATGAATTTCCGATGGATAAAAAAACAGCAGTTATTTTTGGACCGGAAAAAAGCGGACCATCTGATGTTGCTATTAAGCAAGCGGATGCTTTTGTAAAAATTCCGTTGCTTGGTTTTTCTGACTATCTGAATTTACCGGTCACTACAGGAGCGGCCTTGAATTCATTAAGACACCGAATGGTTCAGTCTAAAGCAAAGTGGCAACTTGATGAAAATGAGATTGATGAAGTTAAATACTTTTGGGCGCATAAGTTGCTGAAAAGTGCCGACAGACTCGAAGATGTTTTCTTAAATAAATAA